ctccctgtgtctgcgtgggtttcctccgggtgctctggtttcctcctacagtccaaagatgtgcaggtcaggtgaattggccatgctaatttgcccatagtgttaggtgcattagtcagagggaaatgggtctgggtgggttacttgttgggccgaagagcctgtttccacactgtagggaatctaatctcatcttgATCCTCTGTCTATTGCAGTACCAAGGAGGCTCCTACAGAATGAGGATTTACGAGAGGCCTGACTTTGGAGGACAGATGATGGAATTCATGGATGACTGTCCATCTGTCTACGATCGTTTCCGTTACCGTGACATCCACTCCTGCCATGTGATGGACGGTTACTGGATCTTCTATGAACATCCCAACTACAGAGGGCGACAGTACTTCGTGAGACCTGGTGAATACAGGAGATACAGTGACTGGGGAGGCTACAGCTCAACTGTCGGATCTTTTAGGCGCATGAGGGATTTCTAGATTGTTGTTGAAATATTTGATTTTCTTTGTTTAAATCACTTCAGAACCTAAATAAAATAGCTTCTATTTGATCATTAGCAATTGAATGGACTTTGACACTTAAATTACAAGACAAATGGACATCTCTTACTTTACAATTGACTTCAATGAATTATTATCTGCAAACCAACTAACTATAAAATGCTCTAATTTTACAAAAGATAGTGTAGACCAGTTTAATTTATGATGTTTACTCTTAAAAGAAGTTGAAAGTTTCAATTCCACATCACTGGTGTGGCTTAAAGTAGAATAAAGTTCACACATGCCTTGGTTGAAGGATCACAGTTGCAATGGTAAAAATGAAAATCCACAAAAAACAAGTGATACTGTGATAGCCAGACAATCCTTAGAAGCTAGAGATTAGGAAAAGATTGATTATTTGCATACCCAGCCTTTCTTGCCTCTTGTTACAGGGTGTTAGAAATATGAGAGAAGAGTATTTCCTGATATAGGAGCAGGATACATTTGTGATTGCTGATACTATAATATCGTATGATGTCTTCTGTACCTTCCACTAGCTCAGATCAGACTTCTGGGCTGCTTCTAAACAATATTTAGCAACAAAGGAAAAGGTTGCCGAGCTGTATTCTGTGAGCTATACAATCCCAACCTTGTAGCACAGTCCTATCACATGACTACTGAAGTCACAGTGAGGTAACGCCCTACATCAGAAGTTCATCTGCATAGCTGTACAAATACAAAAACCATAAGATACCTTTGAAATTACAGCTTGTAAAGGTTATTTTGTAGAGGAGGCCGAACTAGAGTTAAGTTGAGGACATGAGACTCAGTATTGGGATTAGTTCAATTGTGCTGCATTTAACAATTGACTTTATGGAGGCAATGGCCCCAAATCCCAGATCATCAAATCACAGAAATTGTGCTTCTATATAAAAAGGCTCTGCTCAGTTCACATTCCATCAAAGAGTAGAAAACAGTTTAAAAGCAATAGTACAATCATGCAGAAGTTAATTTGCAATTAATCAACAATTTTAAGTGACTAGCCCTAATATTGTACTGTTAATAAGAAGTGCCCCTTGCAGGTTCCTCTCATGATGAGACATTTGCTGAACTGATTAATTTATCATGTTCAATGTCTTTTCTAAGCAGCCTGATTTTCTAGCTCCTgaaaaattattttatttatagTGATGGCCCTCAGTTGATCTCAAAACTCAAAAACTCAAAATCCATTAGCTAATCATATCCCCAAATGTATTAGCTTCAGAGCTTAATCATATCTCCAAAGGTATTAACATCAGAGCAGCTTATCTAAGGAACAACACTAATTAATGATCTCTTCTGGTGTTGCTAGAAATATGAAATCAGTGCTCCATATTTGTTGAAAGTTGTGAATATTGTGACAGAAGTTATCCTGATAGAATTTCAATCTGAAGCTTCAGCAATGACCACTAGCTGCTTGTTCACCTGTAACACTCTGCAATCATACTGGCTTAGCAACTATTGCTCATGCTTGATATAGATTAGGAAGTTATTGAATCTGCTTAATGGATGATCAACTGAAACCAAATCATTAGTGCTTGCTGCTCAGTTAGGGTGTTGCATTGGGGAGCTATTTGGACATCTTGTATTTCACGGATGCATAGCTACCTACTGTGCTTTGAGATTTGATGAAATTGTTTTCACTGAATAATGAGACGGTATTTGTAGAATTTCATTTTCGAAATGCTACTAtgctaaaaaaaaacatgaataaTAATTAACTAAATACCCAGTGAACAAACACGGATGGTTCTATGTGAATGAAAGTAAAGAAGCCATTCATTTACCCATCTCAAAGTTTATCACTCTGTACTTGAAAGTCAGTGAACCAATTTAATTTTCTGCAAAAATATAAACCAAAGACTCGGACCCTGTCTGAAAGAGGAATCTCTCCAAAGAAAAGACTTTTGTTTAAGTTGACCAACTGATATGGAGCCATGTGGCCTGGTTTTTATTTTGTATTGCTATGCAAGGCTAAGTCACACAAATCAAAAAAACTGAACTTTATCATAATTGGTGTTCTGTGCATTCATGTTACTGTGATTTGTAATTTGGACATGGCCCACCTCCTTCTATCTtcatacagattgaggatgtacATGTGGGAAAGGCATGACTATCTTGTCATGATCAGAATAAAGTATTATTacattaaaagcaaaatattagaatTGCTGGAAATTGAATAATTATAGAAAATGATGAAACTCaataggtctagcagcatctataGAGTGAGAAATAGAATTAAAGTTTTAATAATATTTCAGAACTGAACATTATGAATTTGGTGTATTTGAGAATGGTTGATTCTGAGGTTTTAGAGATATGAGGTCTGGACAATGAACTATTGCAAACAGATGAACATTTATCAACTACATACAACACCAGAGACATCATCGAGCCTTCATCGAGCAGCTCCCTTTCCCATGTCATCTGACATCATTGATCATGCAGTCCAACGATTAACAGACAGTTTTAAACTCAATATCTCAAGGCACAACATCCTTCTCCATAGTCTAACTGTCTCAGACTATGGCATGTCCTATTTCTCATCTACATGATGCCCTTTGGTGAAATCATCTTTAAACAGAACATTGGTTCATTACAGGTATGTTGACAATAGCCAGCTCTGTGCATTACCACTTCTCTTGACTTCTCCATCATTTATAAATTATCAGACTGTTAATCTGACATCCAGGAACAGATGAGCTGAAATTTCCTTCAATGAATGGATtagggattggctgtctgacagaaggcagtgaattgggataaaaggttcttttttggaatggcagctggtgacaagtggggtcctgcagggttcagtgttggggctgaagctgttcactttatatattaatgatctggatgaagggactgggggagtTCTGGCAAAGTTcgccgatgatatgaagttaggcggACATGcgggtagttctgaggaggtggggaggctacagaaaaaTTTAGACAGTTGAGCAGAATGGTTCAAGAAATGGTTGATGAAAtttaatgtgagcaaatgtgaggtcttgcactttggaaaaaagaacacaggcatgaACTATTttgtaaacggtgagaaaattcataaagccaaaatacaaagggatctgggagtgcttgtccaggattctctaaaggttgacttgcaggttgagtccatggttaaaaaagcaaatgaaatgttgtcatttatctcaagagggttggaatgtaaaagcagtgatgtgctactgagactttataaagctctggttagactcaatttagaatactgtgtccagttttggacccTACACCTCAGGTAGCACATtatggcactggagtgtgtccagcggagattcacacagatgatccctagAATGGTAGGCCTAGCATACGATGAAAGGCTGAGGATCCTGTGGTTGtcttcattagagtttagaaggttgaggggagatctaatagaaacgtacaagatgatgcatggcttagaaagggtggatgctgggcaattgtttccatcaggctgggatactaggactcgtgggcacagccttagaattaaagggggtcaatttagaatggaattgaggagatatttcttcagccagagagtggtgggcctgagGAATTCATTGCTATGGAGCTCAGTGGAGACCGGGatgttaaatatcttcaaggcagagattgataaattctcaaTCTTTCAAGGAATTaaggggtacagggagagagtggtaagtggcattgaaatgcccatcaggcatgattgaatggtagagtggactcaatgggctgaatggccttactcacactcctatttcttatggaatAATCAGTGAAATTGACACCATTGGCTTTGGttcccactgcacactccctAGTTACCAAATTTATACTTTTCTCTGGCAACTGGCTCCAATTCAAACAACTTCTCATTGTTGTTTTCACGTTCACCTGTGGCCTTGCCCCTCCACAGTTCTCAGATCACCTCCAGCTCTAAAACCTTTCAGGATATCGGAGTTCAATTAATTCTGGTCACACCTGATTTCAACAGCTCCAACAATAATATCCC
The genomic region above belongs to Chiloscyllium punctatum isolate Juve2018m chromosome 10, sChiPun1.3, whole genome shotgun sequence and contains:
- the LOC140482000 gene encoding gamma-crystallin S-1-like gives rise to the protein MGRIIFYEDRNFQGRHYECSSDCADLSPYFSRCNSIRVDGDWWVLYEKPNYMGYQYVLTRGEYPDYQRWMGFNDCVKSCRSYPQYQGGSYRMRIYERPDFGGQMMEFMDDCPSVYDRFRYRDIHSCHVMDGYWIFYEHPNYRGRQYFVRPGEYRRYSDWGGYSSTVGSFRRMRDF